The Dehalococcoides mccartyi CG5 genome contains the following window.
GTTTCTTAAACTAGGGACTATCTGCCGCCCTTTACGCGATTGTAGCAATTGCTGCAATACACGGGACGACCCTGTCGGGGTTCGAAGGGGACCTCGGTGTCCTGACCGCACTGTGCACAGACAGCCTGGAACATCTGGCGAGCGGGACCTCTGCTCATACCCCCGCCGAAACCGCCGGTCGAACCGCCTCTTTCAGCCTTGCGAGCCTGACGGCAGCTAACGCAGCGCTTGGGATCATTGGTATAGCCGCGGGAAGCATAAAGCTCCTGCTCTGAACCAGTGAAGGTAAATGAAGCGCCACAATCAGCACACTGGATTTCTTTATCCTGGTAAGCCAATTTGGATGACCTCCTCTCTGAAAATAGTTGGCTAGATTTGCGGTCATCCAAAGTGAAGGGTTAACCGATGAGACAACCTGTGTTCTAAACCACCAGAAGTAATTATACAATTGTGCATTACTATTTACAAATGCCAATTCGCCTTTTTTGCCATATTTTCCTAAAAAGAGTAAAATATTTTTTTAGATAGTGAATAAAAAAGTAGTAAAGACAAACTTGAACAACATTTTTACCCATATTCCCTACGGCTTGCGCCAGCGTTACCGACTGGTCTCTTCCGTTTAGTTCCCGCTTTTTCATTTTTTTGTGATTTGCAGGGCGAAGTGTGCCCTTGTATCCAGGCTATTTTCAGGAGAAAGATTTTGGAAAACTACCAGAGAACCGACATTCGTAATATTGCTATTATTGCCCACGTAGACCACGGCAAAACCAGCCTGGTAGACGTGATGCTTAAACAAAGCCGCATTTTCCGTGAGAACCAGCATGTGGGCGAACTGATTATGGACCGCAACACTCTGGAACGGGAAAAAGGCATTACTATTCTGGCTAAAAACACGGCTATCACCTACCGCGGAGTAAAAATAAATATTATAGATACTCCCGGACATGCTGACTTTTCGGGTGAAGTTGAGCGGGTGCTGAATATGGCTGACGGCTGTCTTTTGGTGATTGACAGCATTGACGGCCCCATGCCCCAAACCCGTTTTGTACTTAAGGAAGCCATGCAGAAAAAACTGAAGCCTATCGTAGTTATAAACAAGATTGACCGCGAAAATTCACGCCCCGAAGTAGTGCTTGGACTGGTACAGGACTTGTTTCTGGAACTGGCCACTACTGAAGAACAGCTGGATTTCCCGGTGGTTTATACCTCTGCCCGCGAGGGTTATGCCGTTAACACCCCCGGCACCAAGAATACTGATTTGGTACCCCTGTTTGAGTGCATACTTTCCAAAATCCCCCCGCCCAGCATTGCCCAGGGTGAATTCCAGATGCTGATTTCCAACCTGGATTATGATACCCATAAAGGCAGGATAGCTATCGGACGCATTCAACGGGGCAAAATATGCTCCCGTGACCGGATAGTTAATATAGACTCCCAAAATAAGGCTCATTCTTTTGAAGTAGGTCAGGTATTTACCTTTATGGGACTTGGCAAGCAGGAAGTTGAATGTGCCGAGGCGGGTGAAATTGTGGCCATTACCGGTCTGGAAAATGCATCTATAGGTGATACCGTTACCAGCCCGCTCCAGCCTGAAGCCCTGCCCCGTATTGAGATAGGTGAACCCACAGTCAGAATGACTTTCGGGGTAAATACCTCCCCTTTCGGCGGGCGGGACGGCAAATTCTGTACTTCACGCCAGCTTCGGGAAAGACTTTACCGTGAGCTTGAGACTAATATCGGACTGAGAGTGGAAGAAACCGATTCCCCGGACTCGTTTTTGATTTCCGGACGGGGTGAACTGCATCTGTCCATACTGGTAGAAACCATGCGCCGTGAAGGATATGAATTTGAAATATCCAAACCGGAGGCCATTACCAAGACTATTGACGGCAAAATCTATGAACCGGTGGAAGCTTTGACTATAGATGTCCGCGAGGATTTTGTAGGTGAGGTTACCGAACTTCTGGGTAAGCGGCAGGCACGCATGACTGACATGCATAATGACGGCGAAGGAAACGTAAGGCTGGAATACAATATCCCCACCCGCGGTCTTATCGGCTTCCGCAACTCGTTCCTGACGGCTACCAGAGGCACAGGCGTACTTAACAGCCAGTTTCTGGAGTTTCAACCCTGGTGCGGCGAAATAGAACAAAGCCGAACCGGCGCACTTGTAGCGGCTGAAGCAGGATTATCCTGCACTTACGGCCTGAGCAATTCGCAGGAACGGGGTATAATAATGATAGATGCCAATATACCCGTTTATGAAGGCATGATTGTCGGACTGCATGCCAGAGGCCTTGACTTGGCTGTGAATGTCTGCAAGCAGAAGAAAATGACCAATATCCGTTCCTCAACCTCGGATATTGCCATCAAACTGGTGCCACCCCTCAAACTTAGCCTTGAGCAATCTATGGATTTCATCGCTGATGACGAACTGGTTGAGATAACCCCCAAGGGTATCCGCCTGCGCAAGAAGATACTCAATACCGACCTGCGGCTTCGGGCACGCAAACGCACTGACAACAATTAAACAGAATTCTGCCGGATGTTATCAAGGAGGCAATTTAAAAATTGCCTCCTTTTTTATAGCGGGATTAAATCTACACAGTATATTTGGCCGTTCCATATAATCCGGCTGGTTTTCTTTTATCTCCTAAAACCAGCCGCCCCTCTTTCGAGAGGCGGCTGTCATTTACCCGGCTTATACTGTCAAATCTTAGAGAGTACTAACTACTTCTTGGAAGGTGTTATCTATCCAGTGCCCGTTTATCAGCCTCGTGTTTAACCGAGATTGAAGTGGAAGCGTCAGATATATCCACCTTGTTGGTCTCCTTAATAAGCAGGAAACCCACTACCAAACAGATGCCTGCAATAGCCATAGGCCACCACAGTCCGGCGAAGTCATTGCCTGTGGCATTGATAAGTATCAAGCCTATCATAGGCACTAAACCACCGAAGACACCGTTACCTATATGGTAAGGGAGAGACATGGATGTGTAACGTATCTTGGTGGGGAATAACTCCACCAGGAAGGCGGCAATAGGCCCGTAGACCATGGTTACATAAATCACCTGGATAAATACCAAGAGACCCAGTATAACAGGGTTGTAGCCTATATAAGCAAACAGGAAGTGCTGTCCGGGGTCAGTAGGCGCAAATGCCGCCATCAGACCATAAATCGGATAGTAAGTCAGCACTGCCAGCAGCATACCGGAAAGCATTACCTTTTTTCGTCCTATTCGGTCTGAAAGAGACCCGAAGAAGACAAAGAAAGGCATTGACAGTAGCAAAGCTGCACCGACTATAAGATTAGAATCAATTAGCGGGGTGTTAAAGATTTTTTGGAGATAGAACAGGGCATAGAACTGACCTGTGTACCAGACCACACCCTGACCCATGGTAGCCCCGAACAGGGCTATTAAAACCCAGCGCAGGTTATAAGGATTGGCAAAACTTTCCTTGAGCGGGTTTTTTGAAACAGCCTTGGTATCCTTGAGTTGCTGGAACAGAGGTGATTCCTTTAAGGCTCTGCGTATCCAGAGTGACAGGATTACCAGCAATATGGAAGCCATGAAAGGCAGACGCCAGCCCCATTCGTTGAAGTCTGCTTCTCCCAGACTTATACGGGTGATTAAGATGACACCCAGAGAAATAAGCAAACCAAAGGTTGCTGTAGTCTGAATCCAGCTGGTATAGAAACCGCGTTTCCCCTGAGGAGCATGCTCAGCCACAAATGTAGCCGCGCCGCCGTACTGGCCACCCAAAGCCAGACCCTGAAGAATACGCATTGTTATAAGGATAATGCCGGCCCAGGCGCCCAGCACGTCCTGGGTGGGTAACAAACCGATGAGGAAGGTGCATGAGCCCATGATGGTAATAGTAATAAGATAAGTAAATTTGCGGCCAACCAGATCACCTATCCGGCCGAAAACTATAGCGCCGAACGGGCGAACCAGAAAACCGACGGCAAACGTGCCCAGCCAAGCGATAATATCGCCAATGGGAGTGCCGGTATTATAGAACTTGCTGG
Protein-coding sequences here:
- a CDS encoding zinc-ribbon domain containing protein is translated as MAYQDKEIQCADCGASFTFTGSEQELYASRGYTNDPKRCVSCRQARKAERGGSTGGFGGGMSRGPARQMFQAVCAQCGQDTEVPFEPRQGRPVYCSNCYNRVKGGR
- the typA gene encoding translational GTPase TypA; translation: MENYQRTDIRNIAIIAHVDHGKTSLVDVMLKQSRIFRENQHVGELIMDRNTLEREKGITILAKNTAITYRGVKINIIDTPGHADFSGEVERVLNMADGCLLVIDSIDGPMPQTRFVLKEAMQKKLKPIVVINKIDRENSRPEVVLGLVQDLFLELATTEEQLDFPVVYTSAREGYAVNTPGTKNTDLVPLFECILSKIPPPSIAQGEFQMLISNLDYDTHKGRIAIGRIQRGKICSRDRIVNIDSQNKAHSFEVGQVFTFMGLGKQEVECAEAGEIVAITGLENASIGDTVTSPLQPEALPRIEIGEPTVRMTFGVNTSPFGGRDGKFCTSRQLRERLYRELETNIGLRVEETDSPDSFLISGRGELHLSILVETMRREGYEFEISKPEAITKTIDGKIYEPVEALTIDVREDFVGEVTELLGKRQARMTDMHNDGEGNVRLEYNIPTRGLIGFRNSFLTATRGTGVLNSQFLEFQPWCGEIEQSRTGALVAAEAGLSCTYGLSNSQERGIIMIDANIPVYEGMIVGLHARGLDLAVNVCKQKKMTNIRSSTSDIAIKLVPPLKLSLEQSMDFIADDELVEITPKGIRLRKKILNTDLRLRARKRTDNN
- a CDS encoding MFS transporter: MMQTSSPPTPKGIWKVIFASSAGTVIEWYDFYIFGALATTLASKFYNTGTPIGDIIAWLGTFAVGFLVRPFGAIVFGRIGDLVGRKFTYLITITIMGSCTFLIGLLPTQDVLGAWAGIILITMRILQGLALGGQYGGAATFVAEHAPQGKRGFYTSWIQTTATFGLLISLGVILITRISLGEADFNEWGWRLPFMASILLVILSLWIRRALKESPLFQQLKDTKAVSKNPLKESFANPYNLRWVLIALFGATMGQGVVWYTGQFYALFYLQKIFNTPLIDSNLIVGAALLLSMPFFVFFGSLSDRIGRKKVMLSGMLLAVLTYYPIYGLMAAFAPTDPGQHFLFAYIGYNPVILGLLVFIQVIYVTMVYGPIAAFLVELFPTKIRYTSMSLPYHIGNGVFGGLVPMIGLILINATGNDFAGLWWPMAIAGICLVVGFLLIKETNKVDISDASTSISVKHEADKRALDR